CTAAAATGATTTTCCAACGTTGTGAGATAAAACCCGGCAATTTTGAAACCTGTAGTGAATTTACATAATATAAAATTTACCATAAGCCTGGCCTGGAGTCAATGATTCTATAGCCCTTTGGGGCTTACAAAATCCCAAAAAAGCAGGGGGCTTGAAACATCTTGCCGTGAGGGGCCGGCCCAATCAAAAATCCTATTGACCCTACTCTTTAACCTGTGATACATTATATTTGACCACAAAGTGCTGGTCGGAAGAGAGCCATAGCTTATGAGCGAGCAAAGGTTAAGGAAAATATTGATCGTCGCGGATAAGCGAATTATTGTCCAGAATGTTGAGCAGAGCTTAAAGGATTTGGGGTATGTTGTGCCGACGATTGTTTCCTCTGGGGCGGAAGCTGTTCAAGAGATAATCAAGACTGAGCCAGATTTGGTATTATTGGATATTAGGCTGGAAGGTGAGGCGGATAGCCTGGCCGGGCAAATCCGAGAGCGGTTTGGTATTCCCGCAATTTTTTTGGCCCCGGAGGTTAACGACCAGATTTTACAACAGACGCGAATGGCTGAACCGTTTGACTATGTGCTGGAGCCGTTTGCGGCCAGGGAATTACAGCTTACCATTGAAATGGCCCTATACCGGCACATGGTTGAAAAAAAGCTTAAGGATAGTGAAAGACACGAATTTATTGTCAACACGTCTAAAGATTTTATGACCTTGATTGACCGCAACCACACTTATGTGGCGGTCAACGAGGCCTATTGCCAGGCCCATCACAAAAACCGGGCCGAAATGATTGGTGAAACCGTGGCCAATGTTTGGGGCCGGGAACGGTATCTATCCCAAATCAAGCCGGCCTTAGACCAGTGTTTGGCCGGGGCAGAGGTGCATTATCATGGCTGGTTTGAAATCGTCGATCTGGGCCGGCGCTGTTTCGACGTGGTTTATTACCCTTATGACGGCGGCCATAAAACGGTTACGCATGCGGTGGTTGTCTCTCGGGACATCACCGAACTGAAACTGGTGGAAGAGGAAGTGCAACGCCGTAATCGAGAGTTGGTTCTGCTCAATGAGGTGATTGCCGCTTCGGTGACAAGCCTGGAACCGGAGGCTATTCTGGAAACAGCCTGCCGCGAGTTAGCCCTGGCTTTTGACGTGCCCCAGGCCACGGCCACGTTGCTTAATGAGGGTAAGACCGCCGGCGTGATTGTGGCCGAGTATGCCGCCGCAGGCCGGCCTTCAGTTTTGCATCAGACCATCCCCGTCGCTGATAATCCGTTGTTTCACTACTTACTCAACTACCAAACGCCATTGGTGGTAGATGCCGCCGCCAACGACCCGCGCCTGGCTCAAGGCGATGAATTTATCCGAAAACATGATGTTGTTTCATTTCTGCTTGTTCCGTTGATTGTGAATGGAAATGTGATGGGCAGCTTGGGCCTGGATGCCATTCAACCCCGCTCTTTTTCAACAGCAGAAGTTAATCTGGCCTGGAGTGTAGCCGACCAGGTGGCCGGGGCGCTGGCCCGGGCCTGGCTCAACCAAGAGCATCGGCGGCTGAACACAGCTATTGAGCAGTCCGTAGATGGGGTGATCATCACCGATACCGAGGGTAAAATAGTTTATGTCAATCCCGCTTTTGAGCGGATGAGTGGTTATCGTCGTGCCGAGGTAATTGGGCAGAATCCATGCCTGCTGCAAAGCGGCAAACAAGAAGCAGCCTTTTATGAAAAATTATGGGCTACAATTTCCACCGGTCGGGTTTGGCACGGGCGTTTTGTTAATAAAAAGAAGGATGGTGTTT
This DNA window, taken from Anaerolineae bacterium, encodes the following:
- a CDS encoding PAS domain S-box protein codes for the protein MSEQRLRKILIVADKRIIVQNVEQSLKDLGYVVPTIVSSGAEAVQEIIKTEPDLVLLDIRLEGEADSLAGQIRERFGIPAIFLAPEVNDQILQQTRMAEPFDYVLEPFAARELQLTIEMALYRHMVEKKLKDSERHEFIVNTSKDFMTLIDRNHTYVAVNEAYCQAHHKNRAEMIGETVANVWGRERYLSQIKPALDQCLAGAEVHYHGWFEIVDLGRRCFDVVYYPYDGGHKTVTHAVVVSRDITELKLVEEEVQRRNRELVLLNEVIAASVTSLEPEAILETACRELALAFDVPQATATLLNEGKTAGVIVAEYAAAGRPSVLHQTIPVADNPLFHYLLNYQTPLVVDAAANDPRLAQGDEFIRKHDVVSFLLVPLIVNGNVMGSLGLDAIQPRSFSTAEVNLAWSVADQVAGALARAWLNQEHRRLNTAIEQSVDGVIITDTEGKIVYVNPAFERMSGYRRAEVIGQNPCLLQSGKQEAAFYEKLWATISTGRVWHGRFVNKKKDGVFYTVDATITPVRSEGGLVTNYVSLQRDVTRVLQLEEQLRQSQKMEAIGRLAGGVAHDFNNILTVINGHSELLLQRYLDPQDPVRWEIQQIQEAGERAAVLTHQLLAFSRRQSAQPRFLNLNDVVTGMQKMLRRLIGEDIELKIKLKPTLGMVKADSGQMEQVLLNLVVNARDAMPQGGRLSIETANVDLDETYAEQHLDFTPGPYIMLAVTDTGVGLDADTQSHIFEPFFTTKESGKGTGLGLSTVYGIVKQNGGYIWVYSELGQGAIFKIYLPRVIAESEEIGPRPVPVTSLEGTETILLVEDEANVRLVTRKFLEKQGYTVLEAGQAKQALQISQQYADQIDLLVTDVIMPEMSGRELAERLVRMFSKLRVLYISGYANESLSQHGLLGAGIAFLEKPFSSEALARKVRETLDAG